The DNA window AGAAATCAGAGTTTGTGACGACAGGACTTCAGTGATCCGTAACGTCCGGTTCTCCTCACCCTTGCTAAGGCTTGGGTTGGCACCCGCCGGCTGGCCTGGACTAAATAATTGACATTTATCGAATAGATCGTAGGGGGGTCAAGCATGCCAGATCGTGATACTACTTCGATGGAAGCTCAACGTTCGACAACCTCAAAAGTGCCCAGCCAGACTGGAATCAGGGTGAAGCGGCTTTTTGCCAAGGAAGGTATTCACCCGTTTGACGAAATCGACTGGGAAATTCGGACGGCATCCATCCAGAACGAGAAGGGTGAGACGATTTTCGAGCAGCGGAACGTCGAAGTTCCCAGCGACTGGTCGATGACCGCCACGAACATCGTGGCTTCGAAATACTTTCATGGCAAGCCGGGAACGCCAGACCGGGAAACGAGCGTTCGCCAGTTGGTAAGCCGCGTAGCGGACACCATTGCGCAGTGGGGCGCCGAGGGAGGTTATTTCCTGACCGAAGCCGACGCCGAGGCGTTCCACGACGAATTGACCCATATTTTGGTCCGCCAGAAGGCGGCGTTCAACTCGCCGGTGTGGTTCAACTGCGGGCTGTGGCACAAATATCACCGCAGTTCCAGGGGCAATAGCTGGTACTGGGACGAAGCCACCGGCGGCGTGAGAAAAGAATCCGAGGCCTACCGTCATCCCCAGGTGTCTGCCTGCTTCATAAACTCCGTCCAGGACAACCTCGACAGCATCCTGACACTTGCCAAGACCGAAGGGATGCTCTTCAAATGGGGTTCGGGAACGGGAACGAACCTCTCGCCACTCCGGTCCTCAGTTGAGACGCTATCGGGCGGCGGCGT is part of the Terriglobia bacterium genome and encodes:
- a CDS encoding vitamin B12-dependent ribonucleotide reductase, whose product is MPDRDTTSMEAQRSTTSKVPSQTGIRVKRLFAKEGIHPFDEIDWEIRTASIQNEKGETIFEQRNVEVPSDWSMTATNIVASKYFHGKPGTPDRETSVRQLVSRVADTIAQWGAEGGYFLTEADAEAFHDELTHILVRQKAAFNSPVWFNCGLWHKYHRSSRGNSWYWDEATGGVRKESEAYRHPQVSACFINSVQDNLDSILTLAKTEGMLFKWGSGTGTNLSPLRSSVETLSGGGVASGPLSFMKGYDAFAGVIKSGGKTRRAAKMVILNVDHPDIVDFIECKAKEERKAWTLVDAGYDPAIDGEAYSSIFFQNANNSVRVTDDFMDAVVEDKDWVTRRVTTREPIASYRARDLMRKLAESAWQCGDPGMQF